One Mycobacterium marseillense DNA window includes the following coding sequences:
- a CDS encoding TIGR03618 family F420-dependent PPOX class oxidoreductase, with translation MTTLRDAVALAAAESGLAVVSTVRGDGTVQASLVNVGLLAHPANGEPVLGFTTNGRVKLANLRARPQLAVTFRNGWQWATVEGRAEVVGPEDTQPWLTDPDRLRMLLRDVFTAAGGTHDNWDEYDRVMASEGRAVVLIAPTRVYSNG, from the coding sequence ATGACGACACTGCGAGACGCCGTGGCGTTGGCGGCGGCGGAAAGCGGATTGGCGGTGGTCTCGACCGTCCGCGGTGACGGAACGGTGCAGGCGTCGCTGGTCAACGTGGGCCTGTTGGCGCACCCGGCGAACGGTGAACCGGTGCTGGGGTTTACCACCAACGGGAGAGTCAAGCTCGCCAACCTGCGGGCCCGGCCGCAGCTGGCTGTCACCTTCCGCAACGGGTGGCAGTGGGCGACCGTCGAGGGCCGCGCCGAGGTGGTCGGCCCCGAGGACACCCAGCCGTGGCTGACGGATCCCGATCGGTTGCGGATGCTGCTGCGCGACGTGTTCACTGCGGCGGGCGGCACGCACGACAACTGGGACGAGTACGACCGGGTGATGGCCTCCGAGGGTCGCGCCGTCGTGCTGATCGCGCCAACCCGCGTCTACAGCAACGGCTAG
- a CDS encoding EthD domain-containing protein: MEKVIAVLMRADSDDDWCARQRGPVADALLELGVPGLSVNVRDDAVRQSLMTLTTLDPPVAAVVSMWTQQCYGEQMTSALALLAKECEQLAAYLVTESVPLSAPTVESGSRTPGLANIALLRRPADMDQATWLTRWQRDHTPVAIETQSTFGYTQNWVVRALTEDAPGIAGIVEELFPAEAITDLQAFFGAADDRDLQHRLGRMVASTTAFGANENIDTVPTSRYVISTPFRE; this comes from the coding sequence ATGGAAAAGGTAATCGCCGTGCTCATGCGCGCCGACTCCGATGACGATTGGTGCGCCCGGCAGCGGGGGCCGGTCGCCGACGCGCTGCTGGAGCTGGGTGTGCCCGGATTGTCGGTCAATGTCCGCGACGACGCCGTGCGCCAGTCGTTGATGACTCTCACGACGCTGGACCCCCCGGTCGCCGCGGTGGTGAGTATGTGGACCCAGCAGTGCTACGGCGAGCAGATGACCTCCGCGCTCGCCCTGCTCGCCAAGGAGTGCGAGCAGCTCGCCGCCTATCTGGTGACGGAATCGGTCCCGCTGAGCGCGCCTACCGTCGAGTCCGGTTCGCGCACACCGGGTTTAGCCAACATCGCGTTGCTGCGCCGGCCCGCGGACATGGACCAGGCGACGTGGCTGACCCGTTGGCAACGCGACCATACGCCGGTCGCCATCGAGACACAGTCGACGTTCGGCTACACCCAGAATTGGGTGGTGCGCGCGCTCACCGAAGACGCGCCGGGAATCGCCGGGATCGTCGAGGAGTTGTTTCCGGCGGAGGCGATCACCGATCTTCAGGCGTTTTTCGGGGCCGCCGACGACCGCGACCTACAACATCGATTGGGACGAATGGTGGCCAGTACGACGGCCTTTGGCGCCAACGAGAACATCGACACCGTGCCAACGAGCCGCTACGTCATCAGCACGCCGTTCAGGGAATGA
- a CDS encoding hydrogen peroxide-inducible genes activator has protein sequence MTDKTYQPTIAGLRAFVAVAEKHQFSSAAAALGVSQSTLSQALSALEAGLGTRLVERSTRRVFLTPQGTELLPRAQAVVESADAFTAAAAGASDPLRTGMRLGLIPTVAPYVLPTVLAGVAEQLPELTLRVTEDQTERLLAVLREGALDAALIALPAETAGISSIPIYDEDFVLALPPGHPLAGKRRVPATALADLPLLLLDEGHCLRDQALDVCHKAGVRAELANTRAASLATAVQCVTGGLGVTLIPQSAVPVEASRSRLGLAQFAAPRPGRRIGLVYRSSSGRDESYRQLAALVGGLISSQHPVRLVK, from the coding sequence ATGACCGATAAGACTTATCAGCCGACGATCGCCGGCCTCCGCGCCTTCGTGGCGGTGGCCGAGAAGCACCAATTCAGCAGCGCCGCAGCCGCTCTCGGTGTCAGCCAGTCGACGTTGTCGCAGGCCCTCTCGGCGCTGGAGGCGGGGCTGGGTACCCGTCTCGTAGAGCGCTCGACACGGCGTGTCTTCTTGACACCCCAGGGCACGGAGCTGTTGCCGCGCGCCCAGGCCGTCGTCGAGTCCGCCGACGCCTTCACCGCCGCCGCGGCGGGCGCCTCGGATCCGTTGCGGACCGGCATGCGGCTGGGACTGATCCCCACCGTGGCGCCCTACGTGCTGCCGACCGTGCTGGCCGGCGTGGCCGAGCAACTTCCGGAACTCACCTTGCGGGTGACCGAAGACCAGACCGAACGTCTGTTGGCGGTCCTGCGCGAAGGGGCATTGGACGCGGCATTGATCGCCCTGCCCGCCGAGACCGCCGGGATCAGTTCGATCCCCATCTACGACGAGGATTTCGTTCTCGCCCTGCCGCCCGGCCATCCGCTGGCGGGCAAGCGCCGCGTTCCGGCGACGGCGCTGGCCGACCTGCCGCTGCTGCTGCTGGACGAGGGGCACTGCCTGCGTGATCAGGCGCTGGACGTCTGCCACAAGGCGGGGGTCCGCGCGGAGCTCGCCAACACGCGGGCGGCCTCATTGGCTACCGCGGTGCAGTGCGTGACGGGCGGTTTGGGAGTGACGCTGATTCCCCAGAGCGCGGTGCCGGTCGAGGCCTCGCGAAGCCGCCTGGGCCTGGCGCAGTTCGCGGCGCCCCGCCCGGGGCGGCGGATCGGCCTGGTCTACCGCTCATCGAGCGGTCGCGACGAGTCATACCGTCAGCTGGCCGCGCTCGTCGGGGGATTGATCAGCAGCCAGCACCCGGTGCGGCTGGTGAAGTAG
- a CDS encoding peroxiredoxin yields the protein MPLLTIGDQFPEYELTALIAGDLSKVDAQQPEDYFTTVSSDDHAGKWRVVFFWPKDFTFVCPTEIATFGKLNDEFADRDAQVLGVSIDSEFVHFNWRAQHEDLKKLPFPMLSDIKRELSLATGVLNADGVADRATFLVDPNNEIQFVSVTAGSVGRNVEEVLRVLDALQSDELCACNWRKGDPTLDATELLKQSA from the coding sequence ATGCCACTGCTGACCATCGGCGACCAGTTCCCCGAATACGAGCTCACTGCGCTGATCGCGGGCGATCTGTCCAAGGTCGACGCCCAGCAGCCCGAGGACTACTTCACCACCGTCTCCAGCGACGACCACGCCGGCAAATGGCGCGTGGTCTTCTTCTGGCCGAAGGACTTCACCTTCGTGTGCCCGACCGAGATTGCCACCTTCGGCAAGCTCAACGACGAGTTCGCCGACCGCGACGCTCAGGTTCTGGGCGTGTCGATCGACAGCGAATTCGTCCACTTCAACTGGCGTGCGCAGCACGAGGACCTCAAGAAGCTGCCCTTCCCGATGCTCTCGGACATCAAGCGGGAGCTGAGCCTGGCCACCGGCGTGCTCAATGCCGACGGTGTTGCCGACCGGGCGACCTTCCTCGTCGACCCCAACAACGAGATCCAGTTCGTTTCGGTCACCGCGGGTTCGGTGGGCCGCAACGTCGAGGAAGTGCTGCGCGTGCTCGACGCACTGCAGTCCGACGAGCTGTGCGCGTGCAACTGGCGCAAGGGCGACCCGACGCTCGACGCCACCGAGCTGCTCAAGCAGTCGGCCTGA
- a CDS encoding alkyl hydroperoxide reductase, whose translation MSVENLKEALPEYAKDLKLNLGSIARTTELNEEQLWGTLLASAAATRNTQVLTEIGAEAADTLSAEAYNAALGAASVMAMNNVFYRGRGFLDGKYDDLRAGLRMNIIANPGVEKANFELWCFAVSSINGCPDCVAAHEHTLREAGVSRETIQEALKAAAIVSGVAQAIVASQTLATVS comes from the coding sequence ATGAGCGTAGAGAATCTCAAGGAAGCGCTGCCGGAGTACGCCAAGGACCTCAAGCTCAACCTGGGCTCGATCGCGCGCACGACCGAGCTCAACGAGGAACAGCTGTGGGGCACGCTGTTGGCGAGCGCCGCGGCGACCCGGAACACGCAGGTGCTCACCGAGATTGGCGCTGAGGCGGCCGACACCCTGTCCGCCGAGGCGTACAACGCGGCGCTGGGAGCCGCATCGGTCATGGCCATGAACAACGTGTTCTACCGTGGCCGGGGCTTCCTCGATGGCAAGTACGACGACCTGCGCGCGGGATTGCGGATGAACATCATCGCCAATCCCGGTGTCGAGAAGGCGAACTTCGAGCTGTGGTGTTTCGCGGTGTCGTCGATCAACGGATGTCCGGATTGCGTGGCCGCTCATGAGCACACGCTGCGCGAGGCCGGCGTCAGCCGGGAAACCATCCAGGAGGCGCTGAAGGCCGCGGCGATCGTTTCCGGCGTGGCCCAGGCGATTGTCGCTTCCCAGACGCTGGCGACCGTCAGCTGA
- a CDS encoding alpha-amylase family glycosyl hydrolase yields MSRPDWVQHAIWWQVYPLGFVGAYPVPQSNEPPQPEQHRLRRLVDWLDHAIKLGASGIALGPIFASRTHGYDTTDHYRIDPRLGDDADFDHLVAEARRRGLRVLLDGVFNHVGVDFPRHREAADDDAAARWFRGRPGRFHTFEGHDGLITLNHDNPEVVDYTAEVMAHWLGRGADGWRLDAAYAVPQHFWAATLPRVRERYPDAWFVGELIHGDYAAVVEAATFDSATQYELWKAIWSSLNDGNFFELDWALQRHNDFLSRFAPLTFIGNHDVTRIASRLEDPAHAAHALVLLLTIGGVPSVYAGDELGFRGVKEERFGGDDAVRPEFGSPPLPLDAVGVETWALHQYLVGLRRRHPWLHGASTTALRLDNRHYVYETRNADDALLVALNIDDEPLQVLLSELGTGRAQVIGGSAAPPPEVVDTVAVEPHGWRILSPA; encoded by the coding sequence GTGTCGAGACCCGACTGGGTCCAGCACGCGATCTGGTGGCAGGTCTACCCACTGGGGTTCGTGGGCGCGTACCCCGTACCGCAGTCAAACGAGCCGCCGCAACCGGAGCAACACCGGTTGCGGCGGCTCGTCGACTGGTTGGACCACGCCATAAAACTCGGGGCATCCGGTATCGCGCTGGGCCCCATCTTCGCCTCGCGCACACACGGTTACGACACCACCGACCATTACCGCATCGATCCCCGGCTCGGTGACGACGCCGATTTCGACCACCTCGTCGCCGAAGCGCGTCGGCGCGGCCTGCGCGTCCTGCTCGATGGCGTGTTCAACCACGTCGGGGTGGATTTTCCGCGTCACCGCGAGGCGGCCGATGACGATGCCGCCGCGCGCTGGTTTCGCGGGCGTCCCGGGCGTTTTCACACGTTCGAGGGCCACGACGGGCTGATCACCCTCAACCACGACAACCCCGAGGTCGTCGACTACACCGCCGAGGTGATGGCGCATTGGTTGGGGCGCGGCGCTGACGGCTGGCGCCTCGATGCGGCTTACGCCGTGCCCCAACACTTCTGGGCGGCGACACTGCCCCGGGTGCGCGAGCGTTATCCGGACGCCTGGTTCGTCGGCGAACTCATTCACGGCGACTACGCCGCCGTCGTCGAGGCCGCCACCTTCGACTCGGCCACCCAATACGAGTTATGGAAGGCGATCTGGAGCAGTCTCAATGACGGCAACTTCTTCGAGCTGGACTGGGCGCTGCAGCGCCACAACGACTTTCTGAGCCGCTTCGCGCCGCTGACATTCATCGGCAATCACGACGTCACCCGCATCGCCAGCCGGCTGGAAGACCCCGCGCACGCGGCCCACGCGCTGGTGTTGCTGCTCACCATCGGCGGGGTGCCCAGCGTCTACGCGGGCGACGAGCTCGGATTCCGCGGCGTCAAGGAAGAACGGTTCGGCGGTGACGACGCGGTCCGCCCCGAATTCGGCTCTCCCCCACTGCCACTGGATGCCGTCGGCGTCGAAACCTGGGCGCTGCACCAGTACCTGGTCGGGCTGCGACGCCGCCACCCCTGGCTGCACGGGGCATCCACCACCGCGCTGCGGCTGGACAACCGGCACTACGTCTACGAGACGCGCAACGCCGACGACGCCCTGTTGGTGGCGCTCAACATCGACGATGAACCGCTGCAGGTCTTGTTGTCAGAGCTGGGCACGGGACGCGCACAGGTGATCGGCGGGTCGGCGGCCCCGCCGCCGGAGGTCGTCGACACCGTTGCCGTCGAGCCGCACGGGTGGCGGATCCTAAGTCCGGCCTAG
- a CDS encoding DUF1810 domain-containing protein, with the protein MESAGDPFDLKRFVDAQAAVYGNVVGELRDGRKRSHWMWFVFPQLRGLGGSPTAVHYGISSLDEARAYLGHALLGPRLRECARLVTGVQGRSAAQIFGSPDDLKLCSSMTLFAHATEDDADFVAVLEKYYDGRQDELTLKRLGRT; encoded by the coding sequence ATGGAATCGGCAGGCGACCCCTTCGATCTCAAACGTTTTGTGGACGCGCAGGCTGCGGTCTACGGCAACGTCGTCGGCGAACTCCGCGACGGACGCAAGCGCAGTCACTGGATGTGGTTTGTCTTCCCGCAGCTGCGCGGCCTGGGCGGCAGCCCGACCGCGGTCCACTACGGCATTTCCTCGCTGGACGAGGCCCGCGCGTACCTGGGCCATGCACTGCTAGGGCCGCGGCTGCGCGAGTGCGCCCGCCTGGTCACCGGCGTGCAGGGGCGATCGGCCGCGCAGATTTTCGGTTCGCCCGATGACCTCAAGCTGTGCTCGTCGATGACATTGTTCGCCCACGCCACCGAGGACGACGCGGACTTCGTCGCGGTGCTCGAGAAGTATTACGACGGCCGCCAGGACGAGCTGACCCTGAAACGGCTAGGCCGGACTTAG